One Bdellovibrio bacteriovorus str. Tiberius DNA segment encodes these proteins:
- a CDS encoding phosphatase PAP2 family protein: MNSHWTAAWADQFFPFITDLHKTPFFKFILVPVILALFIWRRGLKKGLIIFVFALLSVSISDGVGNWAFKKTVQRPRPANTQGLDVQVRAPFGGYSFVSNHSTNMFSFASFTAVIFPPAAVPLYTLATVVAYSRVYNGVHFPTDVICGALLGMIFGVLFARLCKLILDRIKEEGTVTT, translated from the coding sequence GTGAATTCACATTGGACCGCGGCCTGGGCCGATCAATTCTTCCCGTTTATCACAGATCTGCACAAAACACCGTTTTTCAAGTTCATCCTGGTGCCAGTGATACTGGCGCTGTTTATCTGGCGTCGTGGCCTTAAAAAAGGCCTGATCATCTTTGTGTTTGCTCTTCTGTCCGTGTCAATCTCGGACGGCGTGGGGAACTGGGCCTTTAAGAAAACCGTTCAGCGCCCGAGGCCGGCCAATACGCAAGGACTGGATGTTCAGGTGCGCGCACCATTTGGCGGATACAGCTTTGTATCCAATCACTCCACCAACATGTTCAGTTTCGCGAGCTTCACTGCAGTCATCTTTCCGCCAGCGGCAGTGCCCCTTTATACACTGGCAACAGTGGTGGCCTACAGCCGGGTTTACAACGGGGTTCACTTCCCGACGGACGTGATCTGTGGGGCACTGCTTGGAATGATTTTTGGTGTTTTGTTCGCACGCCTGTGCA
- a CDS encoding flagellar motor protein: MDKATWIGILVGVGGILLGNLLEGGHTSSLMQLTAFIIVLTGTIGAVMVSSSEKDLKTGLQLAKKAFRHEESRSKVRLNEIVDCARLAKKENILALEPRLNRIEDPLLKGVLRNVVDGVDITTIRDIFETQIHTEEEELLGGAKIWTDAGGFAPTIGIIGAVLGLIHVMGNLTDTSKLGAGIAVAFVATVYGVSSANLLFLPLGNKLKRRVQALTREKMMVLEGGLLIASGMNPVVLEQKLYAYLDSDQK, translated from the coding sequence ATGGACAAAGCAACATGGATTGGGATTCTGGTAGGGGTCGGTGGGATACTGCTTGGCAACCTGTTGGAAGGCGGACACACAAGTTCGCTGATGCAATTGACGGCCTTTATTATCGTTTTAACGGGCACTATCGGAGCCGTGATGGTTTCCAGTTCTGAAAAAGACTTAAAGACCGGTTTGCAGCTGGCTAAAAAAGCCTTTCGTCACGAGGAAAGCCGCAGCAAAGTGCGCCTTAATGAAATTGTCGACTGCGCAAGACTTGCTAAGAAAGAAAACATCCTGGCTTTGGAGCCACGCCTTAATCGCATTGAAGATCCCCTGTTAAAAGGAGTCCTCAGAAATGTGGTCGATGGTGTCGACATAACCACTATTCGCGATATTTTTGAAACACAGATTCACACGGAAGAAGAAGAGCTTCTGGGCGGCGCCAAAATCTGGACAGACGCCGGTGGCTTTGCCCCCACTATCGGAATCATCGGGGCAGTTCTGGGTCTTATCCATGTCATGGGAAATCTGACCGATACAAGTAAATTGGGCGCAGGGATTGCGGTGGCCTTTGTGGCGACTGTGTACGGAGTCAGCTCGGCCAATTTGTTGTTCCTGCCTCTGGGAAACAAACTTAAGCGCCGTGTTCAGGCTTTAACCCGTGAAAAAATGATGGTCCTTGAAGGCGGTCTTCTGATTGCCAGCGGGATGAATCCGGTGGTGCTTGAGCAGAAGCTTTACGCCTATCTCGACAGCGATCAAAAATAG
- a CDS encoding OmpA family protein yields the protein MAKKHRKHEEHENHERWLVSYADFITLLFAFFVVMYATSTSNEEKQKEFEDSVKLSLHLVGRGGSDAEPNSIGSIIGELEMPVGNFPKKGGPGEVEDYVERALDKSMDGAQKKQAIQDVYHDAVGVRIALAASTFFQEGSAKLKPEALKSLDKVADVLKTHKKRIIIEGHTDDLPIGGTLFPSNWELAGGRASAVVRYLVKVHQMDPKRFVSLSYGDQKPVVPNDTDEHRAMNRRIEIFIVTDSSKVEI from the coding sequence ATGGCAAAGAAACACCGCAAGCACGAGGAACATGAAAACCATGAGAGATGGCTGGTCTCTTATGCGGATTTCATTACTCTGCTGTTTGCCTTCTTTGTGGTGATGTATGCCACTTCAACTTCCAACGAAGAAAAACAAAAAGAATTTGAAGACTCTGTTAAGCTGAGCCTGCATCTGGTGGGCCGGGGCGGATCAGATGCCGAGCCAAACTCCATTGGCAGTATCATTGGCGAGCTTGAAATGCCTGTCGGGAACTTTCCCAAAAAGGGTGGGCCCGGCGAAGTTGAAGACTATGTGGAAAGAGCTCTGGATAAGTCCATGGACGGTGCTCAAAAAAAGCAGGCCATTCAGGATGTTTATCACGATGCGGTCGGGGTGAGGATTGCTCTTGCGGCGTCCACGTTCTTCCAGGAAGGTTCTGCAAAGCTGAAACCTGAAGCGCTTAAAAGCCTGGATAAAGTGGCGGATGTTCTAAAGACCCACAAAAAAAGAATCATTATCGAAGGTCATACCGATGATCTGCCGATTGGCGGGACTCTGTTCCCGAGCAACTGGGAGCTGGCGGGTGGACGTGCTTCGGCAGTGGTGCGCTATCTGGTGAAAGTGCATCAGATGGATCCAAAGCGTTTTGTTTCATTGTCTTACGGTGATCAGAAGCCGGTGGTGCCCAACGATACGGATGAGCACCGGGCGATGAACCGCCGGATCGAGATTTTCATCGTCACCGACAGTTCCAAAGTTGAAATTTAA
- the nagZ gene encoding beta-N-acetylhexosaminidase → MSISHIIGQHMFIGVSGHALTADEKKFIVENNIGGVCLFGRNVAEPKQVRDLCAEIQSLRHKQVDKAPLFIGIDMEGGRVHRLKAPFTVWPPLRKLGDLDAPTVSFHFANRMGLEMKAVGINLDFAPCVDIFTNPGNTVIGDRSISSDPEMVAKHASALVRGYIKADVITCAKHFPGHGNTIVDSHEDLPVENTDLARLEACELIPFRKTFKSRVDMVMTSHIKFPNIDPEWPVTLSETFVKKMIREELRYRGLIITDDLGMKAMTKHYGIDEVPVRALKAGVDLLLYCNDPEVPPQAYDAILGAVAQGSLKKEDLEISYRRIMDFKKVKIQNPDPLPLEDAIKIIGSPEHLKIASAIANGQIPDGLLPE, encoded by the coding sequence ATGAGTATCAGTCACATCATCGGTCAGCACATGTTCATCGGCGTATCAGGTCACGCCCTTACCGCTGACGAAAAGAAGTTCATTGTAGAAAACAACATCGGTGGTGTGTGCCTGTTTGGCCGTAACGTCGCTGAACCAAAACAGGTTCGCGATCTGTGCGCCGAAATCCAGTCCCTGCGTCACAAGCAAGTCGACAAAGCACCGCTGTTTATCGGTATTGATATGGAAGGTGGCCGCGTTCACCGTCTGAAAGCTCCATTTACGGTGTGGCCACCACTGAGAAAACTGGGCGATCTGGATGCACCAACCGTGTCTTTCCATTTTGCCAACCGCATGGGCCTTGAAATGAAAGCCGTGGGCATCAATCTGGATTTCGCACCTTGTGTGGATATCTTCACAAACCCAGGCAACACCGTTATCGGCGACCGTTCCATCAGCTCTGATCCCGAGATGGTGGCAAAACACGCTTCGGCTCTGGTTCGTGGTTACATCAAAGCGGATGTCATCACTTGCGCGAAGCACTTCCCGGGACATGGTAACACCATCGTTGACAGTCACGAGGACCTGCCGGTTGAAAACACCGATCTGGCCCGCCTTGAAGCCTGCGAGCTGATTCCGTTCAGAAAGACCTTCAAGTCTCGCGTGGATATGGTCATGACCTCACACATCAAGTTCCCGAACATCGATCCTGAGTGGCCAGTGACTTTGTCAGAGACATTCGTGAAGAAAATGATTCGCGAAGAACTTCGCTATCGCGGTTTGATCATCACTGATGACTTGGGAATGAAAGCCATGACGAAGCACTATGGAATTGACGAGGTTCCAGTGCGCGCCTTGAAAGCCGGCGTGGATCTGCTGCTTTACTGCAATGATCCCGAGGTTCCGCCGCAGGCCTACGATGCCATCCTGGGTGCCGTGGCCCAAGGATCTTTAAAAAAAGAAGACCTTGAAATCAGCTATCGTCGCATCATGGACTTTAAGAAGGTAAAAATTCAGAACCCTGATCCACTTCCCTTGGAAGATGCGATCAAAATCATCGGCAGTCCGGAACACCTGAAGATCGCTTCCGCGATCGCCAATGGTCAGATTCCCGACGGGCTTTTGCCAGAATAA
- a CDS encoding Tad domain-containing protein — MLNSRSTFIQNLNNKRGQIALFVALIFQILFLFFAMVINVGLLVHHKINLQNSVDLAAYYGAMRQAEGMNVIAHTNYQIRQSWKLLAWRYRMLGTAGDFEEHPFDKIGGGRLRNSDDDSINPAAQNFYDSPSFCITYIPFKPMPDGENTCKALSSHTGISVFKIPPVLIDLPSVSGRTRSLALNLRASLIERCKDFGSFNYLMLGGFVVAFNIDQGNRALLMSYLSKAMAPSSPDADFFDIDGKSVKLGMENTLKNNLTAANNTSDLKMSIYNSLGHSACNGSQGAKGEPARWLKQIKTYPGFSYIDTICTTSSITPKPKMLSNVESDLPNATVADGRFRTEVDELKNYIGIREPISDIYNYSIGVEKNPWCMAYVGVSASARPKIPFSPFGSLEIKARAFYKPFGGRIGPWYYNKYPSGSASYNGSQGGPNDKTDPNLPPRLMDQAHVGLPGDPTRIANYSRYVGDKVGLKSRRVLYQYGRAIYKLDPNWVVGSDGNVEPGNAPVNYGDTAPNFEHWKHLPFNFYQRGGNQDLLAWDHTNDQPSRMRMLELSAILPDPFDLTYYSIEPDFYHNYYTRLRDGFLKLVGSGYYAENKEFLGDIGTHKGSNKEGINWDKFSVIDQYKAVAGNTFMRQFLDIAGKLTYISTKWQDVLTSWAPVSLVDYSLDPAKFGKCTITPRGADSGEPEVPNPGNCVSGGTTGYSVKMVSSDYLRRTDLELGGVGVRGALLNPPPEDSEF; from the coding sequence ATGTTGAACTCACGAAGCACTTTTATTCAGAATCTTAACAACAAGCGGGGGCAGATCGCCCTTTTCGTCGCGTTGATCTTTCAGATTCTTTTCCTGTTCTTTGCGATGGTCATCAACGTCGGTCTTTTGGTTCACCATAAAATCAACCTGCAAAACTCGGTCGATCTTGCTGCCTATTACGGCGCGATGAGGCAGGCCGAGGGCATGAACGTGATTGCCCACACGAACTATCAGATTCGTCAAAGCTGGAAATTGCTGGCTTGGCGCTATCGTATGCTGGGGACGGCGGGGGATTTCGAGGAACATCCGTTTGACAAGATCGGTGGTGGACGTCTGCGCAACAGTGATGATGACAGTATCAATCCTGCGGCACAGAACTTTTACGATTCTCCGTCCTTCTGTATCACTTATATTCCGTTCAAGCCGATGCCAGATGGAGAGAACACCTGCAAGGCGCTGTCTTCGCATACCGGTATCAGTGTCTTTAAGATCCCGCCTGTATTGATCGACTTACCAAGTGTTTCTGGAAGAACTCGAAGCCTTGCCCTGAACCTGCGTGCCAGCTTGATTGAACGCTGTAAGGATTTTGGATCCTTTAATTATCTGATGCTGGGTGGTTTCGTTGTTGCCTTCAATATTGATCAGGGCAACCGGGCCCTGTTGATGTCTTATCTTTCTAAGGCGATGGCACCTAGTTCTCCCGATGCAGATTTCTTTGATATTGATGGCAAGAGCGTGAAACTGGGTATGGAGAACACTCTTAAGAACAATCTCACTGCCGCCAACAACACGTCCGATTTGAAAATGAGCATCTATAATTCATTGGGGCATTCCGCCTGCAATGGTTCTCAAGGAGCCAAAGGGGAGCCAGCTCGTTGGTTGAAGCAGATTAAGACTTATCCTGGATTCAGTTACATTGATACTATCTGTACTACCTCAAGTATTACGCCTAAGCCCAAAATGCTTTCAAACGTTGAATCAGATCTTCCTAATGCAACTGTTGCAGACGGACGCTTCAGAACCGAAGTGGACGAACTGAAGAACTATATCGGCATCCGGGAACCCATCAGCGATATCTACAACTATTCTATCGGGGTGGAAAAGAACCCTTGGTGTATGGCGTATGTGGGTGTTTCCGCGTCAGCCCGTCCGAAGATTCCGTTTTCGCCTTTTGGTTCTCTTGAAATTAAGGCCCGCGCATTTTACAAACCGTTCGGCGGACGAATCGGTCCTTGGTATTACAATAAGTACCCGTCTGGATCAGCATCGTATAACGGTTCTCAAGGCGGTCCTAACGACAAAACAGATCCCAATCTGCCTCCTCGTTTGATGGACCAGGCCCATGTCGGTTTGCCCGGGGATCCGACGCGGATCGCGAATTATAGCCGTTATGTTGGCGATAAAGTGGGGCTGAAAAGTCGCCGGGTTCTTTATCAGTACGGCAGAGCTATCTATAAGTTAGATCCTAACTGGGTTGTGGGTTCTGACGGGAACGTTGAACCGGGCAATGCTCCGGTGAACTACGGAGACACGGCCCCGAATTTCGAGCACTGGAAGCACTTGCCATTTAATTTCTATCAACGGGGTGGAAATCAGGATTTACTCGCGTGGGATCATACTAATGATCAGCCCTCGCGCATGCGCATGCTTGAGTTGTCGGCGATTCTGCCTGATCCGTTTGATCTTACTTATTACTCCATTGAGCCAGATTTCTATCACAACTACTACACCCGCTTGCGTGATGGCTTCTTGAAATTAGTTGGTTCTGGCTACTATGCCGAAAACAAAGAGTTCCTAGGGGATATCGGAACCCACAAAGGTTCCAATAAAGAAGGCATCAATTGGGACAAGTTCAGCGTCATCGATCAGTACAAAGCTGTCGCCGGGAATACATTCATGCGGCAGTTTTTGGATATTGCCGGAAAGCTGACGTATATCTCAACCAAATGGCAGGATGTTCTGACTTCCTGGGCGCCCGTCAGTCTTGTGGACTACAGTTTGGATCCAGCCAAGTTCGGAAAATGCACAATCACTCCAAGAGGCGCTGATTCCGGTGAACCGGAAGTTCCGAACCCAGGAAACTGTGTTTCGGGTGGTACAACAGGTTATTCTGTAAAGATGGTTTCATCAGACTACCTTCGCCGCACGGATCTTGAGCTGGGTGGCGTCGGTGTGCGTGGGGCATTGCTGAATCCACCACCTGAAGACAGCGAGTTCTAA
- a CDS encoding exo-beta-N-acetylmuramidase NamZ family protein, producing the protein MKLGLEVLLANPKMLKSLKGKRVGLVCHPASVDENLQHSMDLLSKKIKLSCAFGPQHGVRGDKQDNMIESPNFVDPVHKIPVFSLYGEVRRPTAEMMSHFDVVLFDLQDLGCRIYTFITTLLYIMEESAKLGKTVIVLDRPNPAGRPVEGFKMLPGWESFVGAAPIPMRHGLTVGELALYFADYYKMDLDLQIVKMKGYNPDKGPGFGWDLKRPWVNPSPNAASLNMARAYSGTVLIEGTTLSEARGTTRALEIIGASDIDYAEVLVRMKKKAPQWFKGVTLRECFFEPTFHKHVGKLCHGFQFHTDGVSYKHDQFKPFRLTALMLKVIREMHPKYPIYRDFAYEYVKDRLAFDVINGGPALKNWIENPKATPKDLDAALAKDEKSWVKERKKYLLY; encoded by the coding sequence TGCCACCCTGCCAGCGTCGATGAAAATCTTCAGCACAGCATGGATTTGCTTTCCAAGAAAATCAAACTTTCCTGCGCTTTCGGTCCCCAGCACGGCGTTCGCGGCGACAAACAAGACAACATGATCGAAAGCCCGAACTTTGTGGATCCTGTTCACAAGATTCCCGTTTTCAGCCTGTACGGAGAAGTTCGTCGCCCCACGGCCGAGATGATGTCCCACTTCGACGTGGTGCTGTTTGATCTTCAGGATCTGGGCTGCCGCATTTACACCTTCATCACCACGCTTTTGTACATCATGGAAGAATCCGCAAAGCTTGGAAAGACCGTCATCGTTCTGGATCGTCCTAATCCAGCAGGCCGCCCGGTGGAAGGCTTTAAAATGCTGCCAGGCTGGGAATCCTTTGTGGGTGCGGCACCCATTCCTATGCGTCACGGTCTGACGGTGGGCGAGCTGGCTTTGTACTTTGCTGACTACTACAAAATGGATCTGGATCTGCAGATCGTGAAGATGAAAGGCTACAATCCTGACAAGGGCCCGGGCTTTGGCTGGGATCTGAAGCGTCCTTGGGTGAATCCCTCTCCGAACGCGGCCTCTTTGAATATGGCGCGCGCTTATTCTGGAACTGTGCTGATTGAGGGCACAACGCTTTCAGAAGCTCGCGGCACGACCCGCGCTCTGGAAATCATCGGTGCTTCGGATATTGATTATGCGGAAGTTTTGGTGCGCATGAAAAAGAAAGCACCGCAGTGGTTCAAGGGCGTGACTTTGCGTGAGTGCTTCTTTGAGCCGACTTTCCACAAGCATGTAGGCAAGCTATGCCACGGCTTCCAGTTCCACACGGACGGCGTCAGTTACAAACACGATCAATTCAAACCTTTCCGTCTGACAGCACTGATGCTGAAGGTGATTCGCGAAATGCATCCGAAGTATCCGATCTATCGAGATTTTGCTTACGAGTACGTGAAAGACCGTCTGGCATTTGATGTGATTAACGGCGGACCGGCGCTGAAAAACTGGATCGAAAATCCCAAAGCGACTCCGAAGGATCTGGATGCAGCTTTAGCCAAGGATGAAAAATCCTGGGTGAAGGAAAGAAAGAAATACCTGCTTTATTAA